Within Desulfolithobacter dissulfuricans, the genomic segment AAAGCCACGGGGATACCTGTTTCATCTGCTCTACATGATCGGGTTGAACAAAATGAAACACTACCCGGAATATTTTGACAAAGATTTTAACGAGTGAAAACAAATATTTTTCTGCAAAAAACCAGCAACCTGTTTGTCGAGAACAGGGTTTTGAAGTTCACGGTGCTTGTTCTTGCGGCAGCCGTTGCCGTCAACTCGTTCATGGTTTCCCGAGCGGTCAAGTACCAGCGGGTAATCCTCATCCCACCCAAAATGACCGGCACAATCGAGTTTGTCGAAGGCTTGCCGTCCGAGACGTACATCAAGGACATCACCCGCAAGATTATCAACCTGGGGGCCACCTATTCACCGGCGACTGCCAGGGCACAGTTCGACGAGCTGCTGGCCTATTATGCGCCGGAGGAATACCCCAAGGCATCGTCAACCTGGTACGCCCTGGCAAGCAGGGTGGAGGAAGCGCTGGTCAGCTCCGTTTTCTATCCTCAGAAAATCGTCCTGAATGATGGCGAACTGGAGGTGATCGGCAACTACAAGCAGTTTGCCAACAACCAGATCATCGAGTCCGGTCCCAGAGCGTATGTTCTCCGGTACCGGATCGAGGACGGCAGGTTCTATCTCCTGTCGTTTCTGGAAAAAGGAGGAACGCCGTGAACAAGCCCAGATACGGCCTGATCGGAGCAATAATCGCTTCCATGGCCATGCCAGCCATAAGTGTTGCCAACACGCCTTTCAAGGGCAGCGTCACTGTTCCGCCGGAAATAACGACAGCGGTTGAGCTGTCCAGCACGGATATAAACAGGATCGTTTGTCCCGGCACCATGAATGACCTGATTTTTTCTCAGGAAAAAGGGCTGGACGGACATTTTTCCGGCAACAATGCCTTTGTGAAATTCAAAATCACCAAGAAAGGTGAAGAGCTTATC encodes:
- a CDS encoding TraE/TraK family type IV conjugative transfer system protein is translated as MKTNIFLQKTSNLFVENRVLKFTVLVLAAAVAVNSFMVSRAVKYQRVILIPPKMTGTIEFVEGLPSETYIKDITRKIINLGATYSPATARAQFDELLAYYAPEEYPKASSTWYALASRVEEALVSSVFYPQKIVLNDGELEVIGNYKQFANNQIIESGPRAYVLRYRIEDGRFYLLSFLEKGGTP